A window of Primulina tabacum isolate GXHZ01 chromosome 4, ASM2559414v2, whole genome shotgun sequence contains these coding sequences:
- the LOC142543340 gene encoding putative histone-arginine methyltransferase 1.3, producing the protein MENNRLGEQDFLVASISQLSISSNSSPPVVARFRPDWLQFDLDSDSNNSVRFELRNCRLFKLGPSQSVCVSEASEVNKEKKYSRGITIQFINEEESLAFHCAFEQWKKDATVQGSSLPNGTMSSKSKFDDKIEASSAKMYFHYYGQLLHQQNMMQDYVRTGTYYAAVMENRANFVDRVVVDVGAGSGILSLFAAQAGAKHVYAIEASDMAEYARKLVAGNALLIQKITVVKGKVEEVELPEKADILISEPMGTLLINERMLESYIIARDRFLVPNGKMFPSLGRIHMAPFSDEYLYTEIANKALFWQQQNYYGVNLTPLHGAAFQGYFSQPVVDAFDPRLLVALAVSHEINFMSSKEEELYEIDIPLRFIASVGTRIHGLACWFDVLFDGSTVQRWLTTAPGAPTTHWYQLRCVLSQPIYVMPGQEITGQLRMVAHKAQSYTLHLTLSAKMWGPGVEQGGILQTSSGKFDLKEPYYRMSQPQAYPVAQEQPPQHLLQTQDLQTLSQDEEGSDLLQ; encoded by the exons ATGGAGAATAATAGGCTGGGTGAGCAAGATTTTTTGGTAGCTTCGATTTCACAGCTATCCATTTCGAGCAATTCTTCGCCGCCGGTGGTTGCCCGGTTTCGCCCCGACTGGCTCCAATTTGACCTGGACTCCGATTCAAATAACTCCGTCCGATTCGAGCTACGAAACTGCAGG CTTTTCAAGCTCGGACCATCTCAATCAGTATGTGTATCTGAGGCTTCTGAAGTAAATAAGGAG AAGAAGTACTCAAGGGGCATCACCATACAGTTTATAAATGAGGAGGAAAGTTTGGCTTTCCATTGTGCATTTGAGCAATGGAAGAAAGACGCGACTGTTCAAG GATCATCTTTGCCAAATGGAACAATGTCATCTAAAAGTAAATTTGATGACAAAATAGAGGCGTCCTCTGCCAAAATGTACTTTCATTACTATGGACAGCTTCTACACCAGCAAAATATGATGCAAGATTATGTGAGGACAG GAACTTATTATGCAGCAGTCATGGAGAATCGTGCGAATTTTGTTGATCGTGTGGTAGTTGATGTTGGTGCTGGTAGTGGCATCTTGTCATTGTTTGCTGCTCAG GCCGGTGCCAAACATGTGTATGCTATTGAAGCATCAGACATGGCAGAATATGCTCGTAAACTTGTAGCTGGGAATGCATTACTCATCCAAAAAATAACG GTTGTAAAAGGTAAAGTTGAAGAGGTTGAATTACCTGAGAAGGCGGATATTTTAATTTCCGAGCCAATGG GCACTTTGCTAATAAATGAAAGAATGCTTGAGTCATACATAATCGCGAGAGATAGATTCCTTGTTCCAAATGGGAAAATGTTTCCAAGTTTAGGAAG GATACACATGGCACCATTCAGTGATGAGTATTTGTACACGGAAATTGCGAACAAG GCTTTATTTTGGCAGCAACAAAATTATTATGGTGTAAATTTGACACCTTTACATGGTGCTGCATTTCAAGGATACTTCTCACAG CCAGTGGTAGATGCTTTTGATCCAAGATTATTGGTGGCTCTTGCAGTTTCCCACGAGATAAATTTCATGTCCTCCAAG GAGGAAGAATTATATGAAATTGACATCCCATTGAGGTTTATAGCTTCCGTAGGAACCAGAATCCACGGGTTGGCTTGTTGGTTTGACGTGTTGTTTGATGGAAG CACTGTACAAAGGTGGCTTACCACTGCTCCTGGTGCACCTACGACACACTGGTACCAGCTACGATGTGTATTGTCCCAGCCAATTTATGTGATGCCTGGCCAAGAGATAACAGGTCAACTACGAATGGTTGCTCATAAAGCACAGAGTTATACCCTTCACCTAACATTATCAG CTAAAATGTGGGGCCCTGGTGTTGAACAAGGAGGAATACTACAGACGTCATCTGGTAAATTTGACCT